In Rhea pennata isolate bPtePen1 chromosome 8, bPtePen1.pri, whole genome shotgun sequence, one genomic interval encodes:
- the EEIG2 gene encoding EEIG family member 2 isoform X3, protein MAFMMMKKKKFKFRVELELDELSSVPFVNGILFCKVRLLDGGSFSGESSREVVQANCVRWKKRFLFMCKISASATTGILDTCICRVSVRKELKGGKAYAKLGFADLNLAEFAGSGNTTRRCLLEGYDTKNTRQDNSILKVLINMQLMSGDPCFKMPPSTAMSIAIPGESESLHEDRKGGENLKVVHLGMAGVADIPAKSASVPDELGAYGHSRTSSYASQQSKLSGYSTCHSRSSSFSELCHRRNASVDSTSTGIGSILEPCEESDLKVMEKNFDTSVKNESSEKHCRHPVKQDSVESQLKRVDATRVDADDIVEKILQSQDFSLDSSAEEEGLRLFVGPGGSTSFGSHHLPNRVESGAYEQVVIKR, encoded by the exons ATGGCCTTCATGatgatgaagaagaagaagttcAAGTTCCGcgtggagctggagctggacgAGCTCTCCTCCGTGCCTTTCGTCAACGGCATCCTCTTCTGCAAGGTGCGGCTGCTGGACGGCGGCAGCTTCAGCGGGGAGTCCTCCCG GGAGGTGGTTCAAGCAAACTGTGTCCGCTGGAAGAAAAGGTTCTTATTTATGTGTAAAATCAGTGCCAGTGCCACAACAGGGATTCTGGATACTTGCATCTGCAGGGTGTCTGTACGGAAG gagttaaaaggaggaaaggcaTATGCAAAG CTGGGCTTTGCAGATCTAAACCTAGCAGAGTTTGCTGGATCAGGAAATACCACTCGGCGCTGTTTACTGGAAGGTTATGATACCAAAAATACAAGGCAGGATAACTCCATtctcaaa GTTTTGATCAACATGCAGCTAATGTCTGGAGAcccatgttttaaaat GCCTCCTTCCACAGCAATGTCTATAGCAATTCCTGGAGAATCAGAATCTTTGCATGAAGACAGAAAAGGTGGAGAGAATTTGAAAGTAGTACATCTGGGAATGGCAG GTGTTGCAGATATCCCAGCAAAGAGTGCCTCAGTCCCGGACGAACTTGGTGCATACGGACATTCCAGAACATCAAGCTATGCAAGTCAGCAGTCAAAACTGTCAG GATACAGTACGTGTCACTCTAGATCATCCAGTTTCTCTGAACTCTGCCACAGGAGAAATGCCTCAGTGGATAGTACCTCAACAGGAATTGGAAGTATTCTAGAACCATGTGAAGAGAGTGACCtaaaagtaatggaaaaaaactttGATACATCTGTTAAAAATGAATCCTCAGAAAAACACTGCAG GCATCCTGTGAAGCAAGACTCTGTGGAGTCACAGCTGAAGAGGGTTGATGCTACCAGAGTTGATGCAGATGATATAGTCGAAAAAATACTCCAAAGTCAAGACTTCAGTTTAGATTCAAGTGCAGAAG AGGAAGGTTTAAGATTATTTGTGGGCCCTGGTGGAAGCACTTCTTTTGGAAGCCATCATCTACCTAATAG AGTAGAATCTGGAGCATATGAACAAGTGGTGATAAAACGCTAG
- the EEIG2 gene encoding EEIG family member 2 isoform X4 codes for MAFMMMKKKKFKFRVELELDELSSVPFVNGILFCKVRLLDGGSFSGESSREVVQANCVRWKKRFLFMCKISASATTGILDTCICRVSVRKELKGGKAYAKLGFADLNLAEFAGSGNTTRRCLLEGYDTKNTRQDNSILKVLINMQLMSGDPCFKMPPSTAMSIAIPGESESLHEDRKGGENLKVVHLGMAGVADIPAKSASVPDELGAYGHSRTSSYASQQSKLSGYSTCHSRSSSFSELCHRRNASVDSTSTGIGSILEPCEESDLKVMEKNFDTSVKNESSEKHCRHPVKQDSVESQLKRVDATRVDADDIVEKILQSQDFSLDSSAEEEGLRLFVGPGGSTSFGSHHLPNSQFFKIF; via the exons ATGGCCTTCATGatgatgaagaagaagaagttcAAGTTCCGcgtggagctggagctggacgAGCTCTCCTCCGTGCCTTTCGTCAACGGCATCCTCTTCTGCAAGGTGCGGCTGCTGGACGGCGGCAGCTTCAGCGGGGAGTCCTCCCG GGAGGTGGTTCAAGCAAACTGTGTCCGCTGGAAGAAAAGGTTCTTATTTATGTGTAAAATCAGTGCCAGTGCCACAACAGGGATTCTGGATACTTGCATCTGCAGGGTGTCTGTACGGAAG gagttaaaaggaggaaaggcaTATGCAAAG CTGGGCTTTGCAGATCTAAACCTAGCAGAGTTTGCTGGATCAGGAAATACCACTCGGCGCTGTTTACTGGAAGGTTATGATACCAAAAATACAAGGCAGGATAACTCCATtctcaaa GTTTTGATCAACATGCAGCTAATGTCTGGAGAcccatgttttaaaat GCCTCCTTCCACAGCAATGTCTATAGCAATTCCTGGAGAATCAGAATCTTTGCATGAAGACAGAAAAGGTGGAGAGAATTTGAAAGTAGTACATCTGGGAATGGCAG GTGTTGCAGATATCCCAGCAAAGAGTGCCTCAGTCCCGGACGAACTTGGTGCATACGGACATTCCAGAACATCAAGCTATGCAAGTCAGCAGTCAAAACTGTCAG GATACAGTACGTGTCACTCTAGATCATCCAGTTTCTCTGAACTCTGCCACAGGAGAAATGCCTCAGTGGATAGTACCTCAACAGGAATTGGAAGTATTCTAGAACCATGTGAAGAGAGTGACCtaaaagtaatggaaaaaaactttGATACATCTGTTAAAAATGAATCCTCAGAAAAACACTGCAG GCATCCTGTGAAGCAAGACTCTGTGGAGTCACAGCTGAAGAGGGTTGATGCTACCAGAGTTGATGCAGATGATATAGTCGAAAAAATACTCCAAAGTCAAGACTTCAGTTTAGATTCAAGTGCAGAAG AGGAAGGTTTAAGATTATTTGTGGGCCCTGGTGGAAGCACTTCTTTTGGAAGCCATCATCTACCTAATAG
- the EEIG2 gene encoding EEIG family member 2 isoform X6, protein MAFMMMKKKKFKFRVELELDELSSVPFVNGILFCKVRLLDGGSFSGESSREVVQANCVRWKKRFLFMCKISASATTGILDTCICRVSVRKELKGGKAYAKLGFADLNLAEFAGSGNTTRRCLLEGYDTKNTRQDNSILKVLINMQLMSGDPCFKMPPSTAMSIAIPGESESLHEDRKGGENLKVVHLGMAGVADIPAKSASVPDELGAYGHSRTSSYASQQSKLSGYSTCHSRSSSFSELCHRRNASVDSTSTGIGSILEPCEESDLKVMEKNFDTSVKNESSEKHCRHPVKQDSVESQLKRVDATRVDADDIVEKILQSQDFSLDSSAEE, encoded by the exons ATGGCCTTCATGatgatgaagaagaagaagttcAAGTTCCGcgtggagctggagctggacgAGCTCTCCTCCGTGCCTTTCGTCAACGGCATCCTCTTCTGCAAGGTGCGGCTGCTGGACGGCGGCAGCTTCAGCGGGGAGTCCTCCCG GGAGGTGGTTCAAGCAAACTGTGTCCGCTGGAAGAAAAGGTTCTTATTTATGTGTAAAATCAGTGCCAGTGCCACAACAGGGATTCTGGATACTTGCATCTGCAGGGTGTCTGTACGGAAG gagttaaaaggaggaaaggcaTATGCAAAG CTGGGCTTTGCAGATCTAAACCTAGCAGAGTTTGCTGGATCAGGAAATACCACTCGGCGCTGTTTACTGGAAGGTTATGATACCAAAAATACAAGGCAGGATAACTCCATtctcaaa GTTTTGATCAACATGCAGCTAATGTCTGGAGAcccatgttttaaaat GCCTCCTTCCACAGCAATGTCTATAGCAATTCCTGGAGAATCAGAATCTTTGCATGAAGACAGAAAAGGTGGAGAGAATTTGAAAGTAGTACATCTGGGAATGGCAG GTGTTGCAGATATCCCAGCAAAGAGTGCCTCAGTCCCGGACGAACTTGGTGCATACGGACATTCCAGAACATCAAGCTATGCAAGTCAGCAGTCAAAACTGTCAG GATACAGTACGTGTCACTCTAGATCATCCAGTTTCTCTGAACTCTGCCACAGGAGAAATGCCTCAGTGGATAGTACCTCAACAGGAATTGGAAGTATTCTAGAACCATGTGAAGAGAGTGACCtaaaagtaatggaaaaaaactttGATACATCTGTTAAAAATGAATCCTCAGAAAAACACTGCAG GCATCCTGTGAAGCAAGACTCTGTGGAGTCACAGCTGAAGAGGGTTGATGCTACCAGAGTTGATGCAGATGATATAGTCGAAAAAATACTCCAAAGTCAAGACTTCAGTTTAGATTCAAGTGCAGAAG AGTAG